A section of the Desulfuromonas acetoxidans DSM 684 genome encodes:
- a CDS encoding vitamin B12-dependent ribonucleotide reductase — protein MSKSAKNTTLPLTNNALTVLERRYLKRDEKGRALETPANMFERVANAIAEAEKKFDKKADTKKVAAEFYDMITNLEFLPNSPTLMNAGRELGQLSACFVLPVADSMESIFEAIKNTALIHKSGGGTGFSFSRIRPANDVVLSTKGVSSGPLSFMKVFDAATETIKQGGTRRGANMGILRVDHPDIMDFIMCKRDQTVLTNFNISVGLTEEFMEAVKTDGEYDIINPRTGEVCDKMSAAKVFDHIVDLAWNNGEPGIIFLDRLNRDNPTPHIGEIESTNPCGEQPLLPYESCNLGSINLNRMVKDGQVDWDKLRKTVQKSVRFLDNVIEVNNYPIPEITEMSLANRKIGLGIMGWADMLIRVGISYCDQEAAELAAKLMKFINDEAHQASRDLAKERGAFPNFEGSIFEQRQEPKIRNATCTTIAPTGTISIIANSSSGIEPLFAVSYVRQVMDNDILVEVNPLFEEVAKERGFYSPELMKLIAEKGTIQDFDQIPEDVRRVFVTAHDITPEEHIRMQSAFQKYTDNAVSKTVNFCNSANRDDVAQVYQMAYESGCKGVTIYRDGSRDAQVLSVKKEEKNESTVPMESKKATRKRDRPRTLDGATYQMETGCGPLYVTINEDKHGLFEVFTTMGKAGGCAASQCEALGRLVSLAWRSGVQARQSVKQLIGISCHKPSGFGNNRITSCADALAKAIQMHMQQEVEESHQQNGGACPECGGPVEHEGGCCVCHACGYSECA, from the coding sequence ATGTCAAAATCCGCTAAAAACACGACTTTACCGCTTACCAACAACGCCTTGACGGTACTGGAACGTCGCTATCTTAAACGCGACGAAAAAGGTCGCGCACTGGAAACTCCGGCGAATATGTTTGAACGTGTCGCCAATGCGATCGCCGAGGCAGAAAAAAAATTCGACAAAAAAGCGGACACGAAAAAAGTTGCAGCGGAATTTTACGACATGATTACCAACCTGGAATTTTTGCCCAACTCACCGACGCTGATGAATGCCGGTCGTGAATTGGGTCAATTATCGGCATGTTTCGTCCTGCCGGTTGCGGATTCCATGGAAAGCATTTTCGAAGCCATCAAAAACACCGCCCTAATCCACAAAAGTGGCGGCGGCACCGGTTTTTCCTTCAGCCGTATCCGTCCGGCTAATGATGTCGTGCTGTCGACCAAAGGCGTGTCTTCCGGTCCGTTGTCATTTATGAAAGTGTTTGATGCTGCCACTGAAACCATCAAGCAAGGCGGTACTCGCCGTGGTGCCAACATGGGTATTCTGCGTGTCGACCATCCCGACATCATGGATTTCATCATGTGCAAGCGTGATCAGACCGTGCTGACCAACTTCAACATCTCCGTCGGCCTGACCGAAGAATTCATGGAAGCGGTTAAGACTGACGGCGAGTATGACATCATCAACCCGCGCACCGGTGAGGTGTGTGACAAGATGTCCGCAGCTAAAGTGTTTGACCATATCGTTGATCTGGCCTGGAACAATGGCGAGCCGGGGATCATCTTCCTCGACCGTCTCAATCGTGACAACCCGACACCGCACATCGGAGAGATTGAAAGTACCAACCCGTGCGGTGAGCAACCCCTGTTGCCCTACGAATCATGCAACCTGGGGTCAATCAACCTCAACCGGATGGTCAAAGACGGTCAGGTCGATTGGGACAAACTGCGTAAAACAGTGCAGAAGTCCGTCCGTTTTCTCGACAATGTCATTGAAGTCAACAACTACCCGATTCCGGAAATTACCGAAATGTCTCTGGCCAACCGCAAGATCGGTCTCGGCATCATGGGGTGGGCAGACATGCTGATTCGGGTCGGTATCTCGTATTGTGATCAGGAAGCTGCTGAGCTGGCAGCCAAGCTGATGAAGTTCATCAACGATGAAGCCCATCAAGCCTCACGCGATCTGGCTAAAGAACGTGGTGCCTTCCCTAACTTTGAAGGCAGTATTTTCGAGCAACGCCAGGAGCCGAAAATCCGCAACGCCACCTGTACCACCATTGCTCCGACCGGCACCATCTCCATCATTGCCAACAGCTCCAGCGGCATTGAACCGCTGTTTGCCGTATCCTATGTGCGTCAGGTCATGGACAACGATATTCTGGTTGAGGTGAACCCGCTGTTTGAAGAAGTCGCCAAAGAACGTGGCTTCTACTCGCCGGAACTGATGAAGCTGATCGCTGAAAAAGGCACCATTCAGGATTTTGACCAAATTCCGGAAGATGTGCGCCGTGTGTTTGTTACCGCTCACGACATCACTCCGGAAGAGCATATCCGCATGCAGTCGGCGTTCCAGAAATACACGGACAACGCGGTCTCCAAAACGGTTAACTTCTGCAACAGCGCCAACCGCGACGATGTGGCTCAGGTCTATCAGATGGCATACGAAAGCGGCTGTAAAGGCGTGACCATCTATCGTGACGGTTCACGTGATGCTCAAGTGCTGTCGGTCAAAAAAGAGGAGAAAAACGAATCCACGGTACCGATGGAGAGCAAAAAAGCAACACGCAAGCGCGATCGCCCGCGCACTCTCGATGGTGCCACCTACCAGATGGAAACGGGCTGCGGACCGCTTTATGTCACCATCAATGAAGACAAGCATGGTCTGTTCGAAGTTTTCACCACCATGGGTAAGGCCGGTGGTTGTGCGGCATCACAGTGTGAGGCGTTGGGGCGTCTGGTCTCCCTGGCGTGGCGTAGTGGTGTTCAGGCGCGCCAATCGGTGAAGCAACTGATCGGCATCTCCTGTCATAAGCCTTCCGGTTTCGGTAACAACCGCATCACCTCTTGCGCCGATGCACTGGCTAAGGCGATTCAGATGCACATGCAGCAGGAAGTGGAAGAAAGCCATCAGCAGAATGGCGGTGCCTGCCCCGAGTGTGGTGGCCCGGTTGAGCATGAAGGTGGCTGTTGTGTGTGCCACGCTTGTGGCTATTCCGAATGCGCTTAG
- a CDS encoding aminotransferase class V-fold PLP-dependent enzyme: MTSAHNDESIIYLDNSATSFPKPESVYQTLDHISRTCGANPGRGSYSLANQAAQLVLKARLAVASLFAIADCSRVVFTGNATSAINQALFGLLESGDRVVTTSMEHNAVARPLHALKERGVIVDKVQGDTAGQITCEQVQQVCSAGAKPKLVVINHCSNVTGTVQPIDAIGPWCREQGILFMVDAAQSAGVYPIDVQGMAIDLLAAPGHKSLFGPQGTGFLYVGPDITLKPLVYGGTGTLSSHLEQPEQMPERFESGTLNTPALAALTAGIDFLMAQGLGQVHRHEFLLAQRLRQGLGEISGITLYGPENATVVSFTLSGCDPAEMGFILDRDFAIAVRVGLHCAPEAHKTIGSFPLGTVRVSPGFFNTEQHIERLIEAVREIADAS; this comes from the coding sequence GTGACCTCAGCCCATAACGACGAGTCCATCATCTATCTGGACAATTCCGCTACAAGTTTCCCCAAACCCGAATCGGTTTATCAGACTCTTGATCATATCAGCCGCACCTGTGGTGCTAACCCGGGTCGGGGCAGCTATTCCCTTGCCAATCAGGCTGCACAACTTGTCCTTAAGGCACGCCTTGCTGTTGCCTCCCTTTTTGCCATTGCCGATTGCTCCCGTGTTGTTTTTACCGGCAATGCCACTTCGGCCATCAATCAGGCGTTGTTTGGTCTTCTGGAATCGGGAGATCGTGTCGTCACCACATCCATGGAGCACAATGCCGTCGCCCGCCCTCTTCACGCCCTTAAAGAGAGGGGAGTGATCGTTGACAAAGTGCAGGGTGATACAGCGGGCCAGATCACCTGTGAACAGGTGCAACAGGTCTGCTCCGCCGGAGCCAAACCAAAACTGGTGGTTATCAATCACTGCTCCAATGTTACCGGCACCGTGCAGCCGATAGACGCCATTGGCCCCTGGTGTCGCGAGCAGGGGATTCTGTTTATGGTCGATGCCGCGCAGAGTGCAGGTGTGTATCCTATTGATGTTCAGGGCATGGCCATTGACCTGTTGGCGGCGCCCGGCCATAAATCCCTGTTTGGTCCCCAGGGGACCGGTTTTCTTTATGTTGGTCCCGACATTACCTTAAAACCGCTCGTCTATGGCGGCACCGGCACCTTGTCCAGTCATCTTGAACAACCGGAACAGATGCCGGAACGTTTTGAAAGCGGCACATTAAATACGCCGGCATTAGCGGCGTTGACCGCAGGAATCGATTTTCTCATGGCGCAAGGGTTGGGCCAGGTGCATCGGCATGAATTTCTGCTGGCGCAACGTCTTCGTCAAGGTCTTGGCGAGATCTCCGGTATCACACTCTATGGACCGGAAAACGCGACAGTGGTGTCGTTTACCCTGTCTGGATGCGATCCGGCTGAGATGGGTTTCATCCTGGATCGTGATTTTGCAATAGCGGTCCGTGTCGGATTGCATTGCGCTCCGGAAGCCCACAAAACCATAGGCAGTTTCCCCTTGGGAACCGTTCGAGT